A single window of Nicotiana sylvestris chromosome 3, ASM39365v2, whole genome shotgun sequence DNA harbors:
- the LOC104210095 gene encoding probable LRR receptor-like serine/threonine-protein kinase IRK yields MRKLLLIVILCHLAAISVGALNPSLNDDVLGLIVFKSDVQDPDGKLKSWNEEDDSPCNWNGINCNPRSNRVSDVVLDGFGLSGRISRGLLRLQFLYKLSLANNNLTGSISVVSLSQLANLKILDLSENSLSGPIPGDYFEKCGPLRSISLAKNKFSGEIPESLSSCATLASLNLSSNQFSGLVPSGIWSLNGLRSLDLSNNLLDGEIPAGIEGLSNLRAINLGGNHFKGEIPDGIGGCWLLRSIDLSGNSFSGEPPSTMQKLSLCNEVILRRNAFAGIVPEWIGEMKSLEILDFSENNLSGTIPTSLEKLESLKVLNLSQNAISGSLPESISSCVNLLTLDVSHNNLTGTVPKTVGQLKLLGILDLSENRLYGTVPAEIGEVTSLKELRLEKNALTGQIPSSIGSCSSLVSLSLSHNSLTGPVPAALANLTYLQNVDLSFNKLTGTLPKQLGNLGHLLSFNISHNQLQGELPSNGFFNTISPYSVLANPSLCGAAVNRSCSTVMPKPIVLNPNSTDSNPSTVPQSFRHEKKILSISALIAIGAAAVIFVGVIAITVLNIRVRSTTSRSAAAALTFSGGDDFSRSPSTDANSGKLVMFSGDPDFSTGAHALLNKDCELGRGGFGAVYHTVLGDGHSVAIKKLTVSSLVKSQEDFEREVRKLGKVRHQNLVALEGYYWTPSLQLLIYEFVAGGNLFKHLHEGSAGSLLTWNERFSIILGTAKSLAHLHQMNIIHYNLKSSNILIDGSGEPKVADYGLARLLPMLDRYVLSSKIQSALGYMAPEFACKTVKITEKCDVYGFGVLILEVVTGKRPVEYMEDDVVVLCDMVRGALEEGRIEDCIDKRLQGKFPADEAIPVMKLGLICTSQVPSNRPDMAEVVNILELIRCPSEGQDELV; encoded by the exons ATGAGAAAGTTGTTACTTATTGTAATTTTGTGTCATTTAGCTGCTATTTCTGTGGGAGCATTGAACCCATCTTTGAATGATGATGTACTGGGGCTAATTGTGTTCAAATCGGACGTTCAAGATCCAGATGGAAAGCTGAAATCTTGGAATGAAGAGGATGATAGTCCTTGTAACTGGAACGGAATAAATTGCAACCCAAGATCCAATAGGGTATCTGATGTTGTTCTTGACGGGTTTGGACTTTCAGGGAGGATAAGCAGAGGGCTTTTACGCTTGCAGTTTCTTTACAAGCTTTCATTAGCAAACAACAATCTTACTGGAAGCATTAGTGTTGTTAGTCTTTCTCAGCTTGCAAATCTTAAGATTCTTGATTTGAGTGAGAACAGCTTGTCTGGTCCCATTCCTGGTGATTACTTTGAAAAATGTGGGCCGTTGAGATCAATTTCTCTGGCCAAGAACAAATTTTCAGGGGAAATACCAGAGAGTTTGAGCTCTTGTGCGACGCTTGCGTCACTTAATTTATCGTCAAATCAGTTTTCAGGGTTGGTGCCTTCTGGGATTTGGTCTTTGAATGGACTAAGGTCTCTTGATCTGTCGAATAATTTGTTGGATGGTGAAATTCCAGCTGGCATTGAAGGTTTGAGTAATTTGAGAGCGATAAACTTGGGGGGGAATCATTTCAAGGGTGAAATTCCAGATGGAATTGGAGGTTGTTGGCTTTTGAGGTCAATTGATTTGAGTGGAAATTCTTTCTCTGGAGAGCCCCCCAGCACAATGCAGAAGCTTAGCTTGTGTAATGAAGTTATTTTGAGACGTAATGCTTTTGCTGGCATTGTGCCAGAatggattggagaaatgaaaagCCTTGAGATTCTTGATTTTTCCGAGAACAACTTGTCTGGTACCATTCCAACTTCTTTAGAGAAACTTGAGTCGTTGAAAGTACTAAACTTGTCGCAGAATGCGATTTCTGGAAGCTTACCGGAGTCCATTAGCAGTTGTGTTAACCTTCTGACATTGGATGTTAGTCATAACAATTTGACGG GCACTGTTCCTAAGACTGTTGGACAATTGAAGTTGTTGGGTATTCTTGACTTGAGTGAGAATCGCTTATATGGTACTGTCCCTGCGGAAATTGGAGAAGTCACATCTCTCAAGGAACTTAGGCTGGAGAAAAATGCCTTGACGGGACAAATTCCTAGTTCAATTGGCAGTTGTTCTTCACTTGTGTCCTT GTCTCTATCACATAACAGTCTAACTGGTCCTGTACCTGCAGCTCTTGCTAACCTGACTTACCTTCAAAACGTTGACTTGTCCTTTAACAAATTAACCGGAACCTTACCAAAGCAACTTGGAAATCTTGGCCATCTCTTATCATTCAACATTTCACACAACCAGCTACAGGGAGAACTACCTTCTAATGGGTTTTTTAATACTATTTCTCCTTATTCTGTGTTAGCAAACCCGTCTCTATGTGGGGCTGCTGTCAATAGGTCTTGTTCTACCGTCATGCCCAAGCCAATTGTTCTTAATCCCAACTCCACTGATTCTAATCCCAGCACTGTCCCTCAGAGTTTTCGCCATGAGAAGAAAATCCTAAGCATCTCTGCCCTCATTGCCATTGGTGCGGCTGCTGTTATTTTCGTTGGCGTGATTGCCATTACTGTGCTCAATATTCGTGTGCGGTCCACAACATCACGCTCTGCTGCTGCAGCCCTTACATTTTCTGGTGGAGATGATTTTAGCCGTTCTCCATCTACGGATGCAAATTCCGGTAAGCTTGTCATGTTTTCAGGTGATCCTGACTTCAGCACAGGGGCACATGCTCTGCTTAACAAGGATTGTGAACTCGGGCGAGGTGGTTTTGGAGCAGTGTACCACACCGTCCTTGGGGATGGGCATTCGGTGGCTATTAAGAAGCTTACGGTCTCCAGTCTTGTTAAATCTCAGGAAGACTTTGAGAGGGAAGTTAGGAAATTGGGAAAAGTCCGTCACCAAAATCTTGTCGCCCTTGAGGGTTATTATTGGACACCATCTTTACAGTTACTTATATATGAATTTGTCGCCGGTGGCAATTTGTTTAAGCATCTCCATGAAGGATCTGCCGGGAGTTTACTCACATGGAATGAGCGGTTCAGCATCATTCTCGGGACAGCAAAAAGCTTGGCTCACTTGCACCAAATGAACATAATCCACTACAACCTAAAGTCCAGCAATATCCTGATCGATGGCTCAGGTGAACCTAAAGTTGCAGATTATGGCTTAGCAAGATTGTTACCAATGCTAGATCGATATGTTTTGAGTAGCAAAATCCAGAGTGCACTCGGTTACATGGCACCTGAATTCGCATGCAAAACTGTGAAGATAACCGAGAAGTGTGACGTGTATGGATTTGGAGTTCTTATTCTGGAGGTAGTCACTGGAAAGCGGCCAGTTGAATATATGGAGGACGATGTGGTAGTACTGTGTGACATGGTACGAGGAGCGTTAGAAGAAGGCAGGATAGAAGATTGTATAGATAAAAGGCTGCAGGGAAAATTTCCAGCAGATGAGGCGATTCCTGTCATGAAGTTAGGATTAATCTGCACATCACAAGTTCCATCTAACCGGCCTGATATGGCAGAAGTGGTTAACATATTGGAGCTGATCCGATGTCCTTCAGAA